From one Bacillota bacterium genomic stretch:
- a CDS encoding ABC transporter ATP-binding protein, translated as MSKEYVVSVRGLRKKYILNSRPVEILVDTNLDVESGKFIGLVDPSGSGKSTLLHILAGLVRADAGSVSVCGRDMIKATTDEILEMRRKELGYVFQDFRLLTRLTAVENVMLPLLAAKVPSQAARKAAHDKLEQLGLKERSFHFPRQLSGGEQQRVALARALVTRPKVVLADEPTGNLDQKNAEDVIALLASLPAQFKTTILLVTHNMAFLDHTDAGYRLVNGRLEAM; from the coding sequence ATGAGTAAGGAATATGTCGTATCTGTGCGGGGTTTGCGCAAGAAATACATACTAAATTCCAGGCCAGTAGAAATACTGGTTGATACTAATCTTGACGTTGAAAGCGGCAAGTTTATCGGGCTTGTCGATCCTTCTGGCTCAGGCAAGTCCACACTGCTACACATATTGGCCGGATTAGTTAGGGCAGACGCAGGTTCAGTCTCGGTCTGCGGCAGAGATATGATTAAGGCAACTACAGATGAGATACTGGAGATGAGACGTAAGGAGCTCGGCTATGTTTTTCAGGACTTCCGCCTGCTAACACGATTGACTGCCGTAGAGAACGTAATGTTGCCCCTGTTGGCGGCAAAAGTACCCTCCCAAGCGGCACGTAAAGCTGCTCATGACAAACTTGAGCAACTTGGTCTAAAGGAAAGAAGCTTTCATTTCCCGCGCCAGCTGTCGGGAGGTGAGCAGCAGCGGGTGGCATTAGCTAGAGCATTGGTCACACGACCTAAGGTTGTGTTGGCCGATGAACCGACCGGTAATCTCGACCAGAAAAACGCAGAAGACGTCATTGCACTGCTAGCCAGCCTTCCCGCCCAATTTAAGACCACGATCCTTTTGGTCACGCATAACATGGCGTTTTTAGATCATACAGACGCTGGATATCGCCTTGTCAACGGTAGACTGGAGGCCATGTAA